GCGCGGTGACGCGGCGGCGCGCGCGGGCGCCGACCCGGTCCCGGCGGGGGCCGGGGAGCAGGACGGGGCGGCCCCGCGGCCGGAGCCCGAGGCCGCCGAGCCGGAGACCGTCTACTTCGAGATGCCGCGCGGCTGGTACCTCTACGCCGTCCTCAGCCTGGGCTATCTGCTCACCCCGTTCGCTGCGCTGGCCGCGGTGCTCGGCTTCCTCGCCCAGATCGTCGACGACCTGGCCATCGACGTCGACCCCGACGAGGCGGCCGGTCTGGCCCAGCGGATCGTGGACAGCGGCGCGGCGGCGCTGATCCTGCTGGCCGTCGCGGCCGCCGCCCTGCTGCTGGTGCTGATGCCGGTCTTCGCCGTCGCCTCCTACGCCATCAACCACTGGGGCTTCACCCTGCGCCGCAGGGGGGAGGCCCTGGTCACCGAGCGGGGACTGTTCACCCGCCAGAGCGTCACCCTGGAGCACCGCAGGATTCGCGGCCACGAGCTGATCGACAACCCGCTGCAGCGGGTGCGCCGGGCCGTGCAACTGCGCGCGATCGTCACCGGCCTCGGGGACGTCTCGACGCGCGCAGCGCTGCTGCCGATCGGACCGCGTGAGCGCGTCGACGCGGTCGTCGAGCAGGCGCTGGCCCCCTACCGCGGGACCCTGACCGCGCACCCGCCGGCCGCGCGCACCCGGCGGCTGTTCCGCGCGGTCGTCCCCGCCGCCCTGGTGGCCGCCGCGGCGGCGGGGCTCGGGCTGTACTGGGTCGCGGCCCTGTTCGCGCTGTCGGCCCTGCTCGGCGTGCCGCTGGGCCTGGACCGCTACCGGTCGCTGGGGCACGGCTACGACGGCCGGCGGGTCAGCGTGCGCTCGGGGTCGCTGCGCCGCGAGCAGGCCGTGGTGCGCAGGGACGCGATCATCGGCTGGAAGTGGCGGCAGAGCCCGTTCCAGCGCCGCGCCGATCTGGCCACCCTGGAGGTCACCGTGGGGGCGGGGAGCGGCGGCTACGACGCGGTCGACGCCGACTTCGCCGAGTCCGTCTCCTTCGCGAGCGGGGTCACCCCGCACATGGTCGGCCCGTTCCTGGCCAAGGAGGGCCGGCGACCGCGGGAGGACGGCGAAGA
This sequence is a window from Spinactinospora alkalitolerans. Protein-coding genes within it:
- a CDS encoding PH domain-containing protein produces the protein MSGGADGADREKPVPPVPEERPAEETPPPAAEPPAREDSPEEIRAEPERRLSGLTTVTAPINYLKSFIVPIVVALVAGSFNPWVLGSSAVALAGMLVTGFVTWWTVRYQVGAERLEIRRGLIGRSRRTIPLERIRGVDVTSTLLHRALGLAVVKIEAAAGGGGQEEGKLDAVTRAEAERLRGELLHRRAVLRGDAAARAGADPVPAGAGEQDGAAPRPEPEAAEPETVYFEMPRGWYLYAVLSLGYLLTPFAALAAVLGFLAQIVDDLAIDVDPDEAAGLAQRIVDSGAAALILLAVAAAALLLVLMPVFAVASYAINHWGFTLRRRGEALVTERGLFTRQSVTLEHRRIRGHELIDNPLQRVRRAVQLRAIVTGLGDVSTRAALLPIGPRERVDAVVEQALAPYRGTLTAHPPAARTRRLFRAVVPAALVAAAAAGLGLYWVAALFALSALLGVPLGLDRYRSLGHGYDGRRVSVRSGSLRREQAVVRRDAIIGWKWRQSPFQRRADLATLEVTVGAGSGGYDAVDADFAESVSFASGVTPHMVGPFLAKEGRRPREDGEEEEA